GAAGGCTATTAGTGACTGTTGTAGGTGTAAATCCTTCCCTTCGGCCAcgacaaggaggggcagggctgctgggcaTCAGGCTGCCCTCCTTACACCAGGGCATGCTGGGCTCTACCAGATGGCTGGGAGAGGGAGCATTTGGTTCTTCTTTGTGCTCCTTAGTCTCATTTCAGACTTCATCCTTACTCTATAGGCCTTTCTCGTGTCTCTTTAGCTGTGTGGTTTATGGGTTTTGTTCCTGAGGAGAAACCTCTTGTGCTGTTATTAAACCTCTTGTGCCATTATCACACTTGGGAAGTTGCTGCTTCCTGTCTTCAGAAAGCATGCCGGCTAGTTCTGGTCCTTCCTTAAAGCTTGGTGACAGACCTTGTAGCTCACTTCTCTGCTGGCAAGTAGAACATGAATTGTCTTCAAAATTCCAGATGATGCTGTAATGTTACCTTGTTTGGGGTTCCTCAGTAGTCAGGGGATGAGATGGTGCTTCAGGGTTTGCATTTGTTCTGCAGCTCCTGTTTTGCCATCAGTACGTCAATCAGATATTTCAGAACTCTCAGTTCTGTGCCTGTTTGGGGCTTTGTGGTCATCCTCTAGCTAGCTGTGTCTTGGGTTTAGTAGAATATGAATCCATAACATCTAGGCCACAGAGAAGCAATGCTTGTTGTGAAGACTCTGTGATGATGTGGGCAAGAACGGCTGCAAGCAAGTCAGGACAGAACCTTATCACTGCAAACTGATGAAGCCTTTCTGACACCACAAATCTGTGGAAATCCTGGAGCTTGGCTCCAACTGACTGAGACTATGCTCCTGCTATTTCCTGTGATGCTCCTGAAATGGAAACTTTCTGCTCTTCAAACAAGAGCTTTGGATGGAAGGGCACTGTAGTTAATAGACATAATGACATCACACAATCTCCACTGCAGTTAAGTCTacataaagttgttttttttctgttattggtTCTTCATCTGGAGGAGTGGGCGATGCAATTTTAAAAACTTGCTGCTCTGCAGGTTAGGATATTCTTTTCAACCTCCAGGCTATGCCACTCATGTCCAGTTACTGCTCATGTGCTTTTGTACCAATTCAGTTTGAGTAAcagctcccttctcctcctctttcaccAGTCACCAGGGTAAACTCCATGATGTAAACCAGTCCTGTTCCCCCATTTACATACGGCCAGGCTAAGCAAGCCCAGCATCCTCCAGGAGGGAGGGGTCTTTGTTCCCTCGATCAGCTGAACAGCTCTCCCCTGTTCTGTCCatgctttcatcttttttttgaACTGTAAACAGTCTTTCAGTTGCAGCTTCAGCAGGGTGTTGTGCATTAACTCTTGCTGATTTGGTGGGTGATTCCCTCATGCAGCCCAGAACCACACCAGCATGTCTCAAAATAACAGTACCCGGTTAATGCCCCCCAGTTTTCCTCTCTTATCCAGTGCAGTCATCTCCCTTGTAACAGTTCCTGTCTGCATCTCACCTAATAACTTGTCATGCGTTACCCTATTAAATACTTTGCTGAAGCCTAGGCAAACTACATCTGCACATTCTCTTCTCTGCAGAAGTCAATTATTGAAGACAGCTGTGAAGTTAGTCTGCAGTGAAGTGTTTTGCTAAGCCCATTGTGTATTTCAACTATATCTGCATCCTGAGTTATTCTTTCTGTCAAAGCACATAATAGAAAGATTTGTGTGTTATTGAGGTCAGACTAACTAACTTCAGTTTGCtacattgcattttatttttcacatctcaAATACAGGCACTGCTTGCTATTTTCCAGTCATGTGGTACCTGTCCCACTTAGATATATTTACATTCCTTGCTAATAAACTCTTGGTTTGTGTCTGTTCTTTCACCTCCCTTGACACAAGCACCAGGAGTTCTTAGAACTGTGATTTTGCTTCAGAtgtggtaatttttttaaaagcctcatAACAATCACCATCCTGTCTTTTATTGGTTTGCATCTAAGCTATCTTTAGTTTTGGCAGTCATATTGCTGCCTGTTATCTCACTTCTTTCTTGATTCTCTTTTTATGTGACTAGAAAGCTTCTTACTGAGTTTTAAACTCTTTGCAATGTGTAAATTACCCCTAACTTCTAAAGCTCTTGCTTCATTCTATAGTAAAGTGCCAAACAGAGGTTTCTCTGTTGCATTATTCCTTTTCCATCCTGTATGAGCTCCTTATTATTTCTTAAACCCTTTTTGAAATCAGCTGGTTACTCACTAAACACCTTTCTTTCCCTGCTTAGGATGCAAACCGTAGATTGCTTTCTAACTTTGACTGAGGGTCTTCCACATTTCTGTCTTCGGACTCTTCAGCCTACCTGCTCGTATCAACCAGTTCCTTCAGGTTTTTCTCAAACATGCTTTGTTAAAATTTTAGCTATAaacccatttttcttctcttcatatACTAGAAGTAAAACTAAATCACCTCCTGACGTGAAACTAAATGCCAACACTAAATCAGCCCGGATAAGGCACTGACATTTACAGTCAAGGCTGAGGTTCCTGCCCAAGCCATCGGAGCCATCTGAGCCCATGCCACCTCCGTCTGTGTCTTACCTGTGTGGACATGCACGTGACTCCTCAAAATGCCCTTCTAGGTGTCAGCGTAGCACCTGGGCAGCAGACTAAGGCCACAGGGAGCGAAGAGCAGGGAGTTACACAGCACCGAAGGATGAGCCAATCTAGTTCACAGCTCCCAGCCTGGCACTCGGATGAGCTCCTAGGCTTGGGATGCTATGGGCTCAGGCAAAAGGGGTTTCCAGCAGCTCTGTACTCAGCTTTTACGTCCAGTATCCAGTATGCTCATCCCTCAAGCTGTGCTTGTAGGAAGTGTTTGagtttcttttcttccctaaaggaagaaaagacaaaattccCTAAGCTCCTGCTACAACCCTCCACACTGTCTCTGCTCACTGTGTCTGCCCTTAACCAAGCTAAAATCCAGCCTGAAATTGGAGTTCTGATTCTTTGCCAAGAAATTTTTTATGGGCCTGTGCTGGGGGGACCTCAGTATCAGTCAGCAACACAGAATGTGACAGAGGGACAGGGTGACCAGAGCAACCGAGGGGAGCTCCTGCCAGCAGGGTCAAAACTGCCCACCAGCTTGCAGTGAGAATGGGAGGGAAAGTCGGCAAAAAGCATAGTGTAGCAGATCACTTTGGTGTACAAGACTCAAAAGCCAAAAGAATAATGCTGGGTTTTCTTCAGAGGACTTCTCAGTCAACTACCAGGACACTGGGGATTGTTGGCATGTTAATGCTCTTCAGATCTATGGATTTTTATTTTCGTCCCCCCTCACGTAACTAATTCAATGACAAATCGAGTTTGTCATAGCTCAACTAAGTTTGTCATTCCCATCTGTGGGCATTCAGTGGCCTTTGGGATATGAACTGGGCACACTGCAAAAACCACCAACACAGCTGACAACAGCCAGAGTTGTAGCAGCTGTAGGGGTGACAGACAGAACATGGAGTGGGTCAGCATCAGCATCAGCTTAAGTTCTGCCCTGAAAAAGAATCCCCCAAGCTATTAATCCTATTACTAGTGTTGACATGCAGGCCACCTAAATGTGGAGACTGGTTTCCCTGCCTTGTTTGATTTCCACCTGAATGGCACTTTGTATGCACAGTTTCCTTGTTGTCCTAGATACGCAGGCTTTTGTTTGTCAGTCTGGTGTCTGTACAGTACTGTAGCCACTAGAGTTTAGGGTTGTTCTCTTTAAAGTACTGGTATGTCCTTTAccgttttttcttctctttgcttggAACTCTGTTTAACCCCATGAGTTAAAGCATTTAACAATGAAAGTACATTCCCTTTGGATGTAGCAAACAAATCCAAATACACCCCTGCCTACTGTTCCATACATCATTCCTGATCCCCAAGCTTTAATGTGGAAGCTTTGACATTGCCACTTCTGTATTTCCGTGTTTGAAACAAGGATGTTTATTTATATGGATGCATATTTATATGGTAAGTGTTCACATCTGGAGGAGATTTGTAAATGCCATAAGAATAGGATTCAGCAAACAGATGTGAGATCCTTGGTGATGCACATAGATATGGCATCGTGAATATCAGGGGAATAGTACTGAGTTACATCGCCTTAAAGCGTCTGTGGCATTGTTTGAACCTCACCTCCAACTGCAGTAGCTGTAATCTTCACTGAAGCCTTAGGGAAAAGGGGCAGAGCTATTTTTTAGATTCTCCTGTCTGCTCACTATatagagaggaaagcagtgcCAAGCTGTTGGAGGAAGATGTGGGGGTACCTGGAAACGAACTGGTGATCCTCCTGTCCCCAGTTGGTATTTTCTGAATAGAACCACTTTCGGTAAAACCCAGTGTGTGTCCTCAGCTTACTGAAGCAAGTAATAGCCTGAAACACAAGATGAAGCTAATGGCAGTTTCAATCCACTGCTACGTGTCACGCCAGCCCTGTGGTTGGTTCCTCTGGCTCTGGGGTGATTCACCACTATCCTGAAAAACAGGCAACCCTGGCACTGTTAGTCACTCGGCACTAACGCGGGAACGTTCACTCTGGGGAAGCAGAACATACACTGCTAAAGAGAAACTAGCTCCTCCTTTTCCCGAAACCTGGAAAAGCTAGTTTCAGGATGTAACAAATAAAGCTGCGACGactgcctttttctccttcctaaagGTTTCCAggccaaaataaaaaattcttacTACTGttaagctttttaaatttttttatcaTTAACAGAGTATGGCCATTATCTTCCATTCCTTTTTCCCTTAGTCACTTTTAAACTGTCAAACTCCTAtgctttttttccatctcctttcgTTGTACTCCTGAATCTACATTGTGTTCCCTAACAGTTAACCCCACTGCCACTCCACGTCCTCCCTCACACCTGCCTGAGCATGCCAGTGGTTCAGTTTGGCAGGCTGTTCTCCTCGCCTTACGAATGAACACGAGCTCCAACACTGACAGACACTAAATCCTCTCCTTAGCATCCACCTGCTTTACTTGCATAGCCACATCTATACCATCTCCAGGACACCTCTTCTGCTCCGCCCTTCACCCCTGGTGATCCTTATGCCCTTTGATTTATCTAACCAAAGTACAATGTGGGTACAGTCAGTAACAAGAAATGGATTAATGAAAGcttgaaaccaaaataaatgctTAACCTCTTGCTGCTATGTCACAACTTCAGTAACAGCCTTCCCCCAGGCTGTGCTCCTAATGGTGGAGCAATATCCCAATGTCTTTACACAAGAAAATCAGGGACTTGACTTCAAAAGGAGTTTCTAACCTCATACCTAAATGATCTGGGTGTAACAGCACTGAAGGGAGCAGAGATCTGTAGTGTTTAACTGGTGCGGGATCTGAAGCTGGTCCCCTAAGGCTTCTGCTTTAGGCACTGGCTCTCCGTTGCAAAGCTGGCCTAGCCACCTAGCAGAGCCTTTTGACAAAGACAGACACACAGCTGAGACAGCTCTGCAGTGGAAAGGAGCAATTTTCCTTCCCCCCACTCCCATCAGCAAGCATGTAGTCATTTCCCAGTAGCGTATTTTCTATTTCTTGATCCAATTTTCCTTAGCTTGTACTAGCAGATAAGATATCTAGTGCTTCATTTACGAGACATGCATAATCCAGCGCATTTCTCAGATGGGTAAAATTCACATCCTgaggaaaactgaagaaagaggctagatttttttttttactggtatCACTAAGACCAGAACCTAGCAAGAGCTTCTTCAGCTTATCTTTTAGACACTGATTTGTCTGTCACTGTTTGTGCCCTTGCTTGATAAGGATGATGCAGCTACAGCCAAATGTTTGAATGCTTTTATTATATTGGGGTTTCGCTCAAATGTCCTTGattttagcaggaaaaaaataaagaactaaataTGAAAAGTATACGCTTGCTGCAATGGGACACAGAGGACACATTGGTTTAATTCCCAGACGAAACTGGTTTCATTTGACTGAAAAGCCACATTATTTTGGCATTGACAAACTGCACAGCTAAGGCAGGGGTCTTGTCTCTTAGGAGCCAGGACCCGCAAGACGGAAAATGtagatttatttcttgttttgccAAGCAGAGCTTTGACACAGACGGCTGCAAAGAAGAAGACTTTCTAGAGCACTTCTTTGTCTGTGACTAAGGCCTCCGGTATGGCGGTTGTATAAACAGGGGATGGATTCACATTCTGGCTATGGAAAGGGACTGGTGGGGAAGGAACCAGAGGCTGCAAGCCTGTACCAGCACGGGTGTGTGGTGTGAAGGGCTGGGAGGACGCAGTGCCGACCCCATACCTTTGAGCCTGAGTAAGACAGAGAAGGTGACTGGGAAAAGCGCAAGTGGAGAGGAGAATGAAGGAGCTTTGTTAAGACTGACCTTGTGAAGGGTCACCCAAGGTGACAAGTCAGAGAGCCCGTCAtgcagggcaggagaggaggcCATGCTgtgcaaggcacggcagggcagaTGCGAGAACCACGCAGGCTGTTGATGTCACCCGTGGTGCATGTGCCAAGGCACAGGGAGCACCCACCACAGTCTGTGTGCGTTGTAGCTGCAACGCCCTGTTAAGTGGAATGGAAAGGTGGATGATGGTTGGAAGGGGCCCAACAGGAAACTAAAGAAAAGATTGTAAATAGACTGTTTGGAGTGATTAGATGCAGAGGACAAGAACAATAATGGGAAATACTTCTGTAAAATGGTTTTGCTACTCattctttccccccctcctctctcctgttttcAAAACGAGCAGTTTTGTAATTTGAACCCACCGCTTTAGCCGGGCTCTTCGGCTGTCACAACCTGCTTAAAGCTGACCTACAGCTGGGTCTCCATCTCATACACAGCCAGCTCTTGGACCCATCTATGTAACAAAGGTTATGTATTACAAGCCCACACTCCAGCCTGGATTTAGAAGGGAAAATGCACTCAGCTGACCGGATCCAGCACCATTTCCTCCCCTTTATGTGGCTTTTATGGCTCTGTTTCACCCATATGCCTTATGCCTCAGCCCCGCCGACCTCAGGAGCTGTCCTTTCACCCAGTTTAATATTAGCTGCTTGGTTTTCCAGCGCAGCAGCTCCCGTTCTTGGCTGAAGCcagcggcggcagcgcggggcaGGCTCCGAGGAGAACTTGCCGACCCTGGCCCTCCTTTCTGGGCACGCCGCGGCCTGCTCCAGCCGCCCCAGGCGCAGCCCCGCCGGGGGCGAGCGGCCGCTCTTTCCCCGCGCGCAGGGCTCTGACGGGGCGGGCCATCCCCGGGGATCACCCGGCGGGAATCCCCTCGCCGGCACCGCCCCGTTCCCCCGGCAGCTTTCACCGagcgcgggcagcgccgcccgATCCCCCCGCTCTCCCCTCAGGCcctcccgggccgggccggggggcccTCCCGCCGGGCAGGCCCGCGCGCGCCCGCCACCCCGCCTGACGCAACCCGCGCGCCGCCGGGCCCCACGCGCGGGCGGCGAAACACCCCGCACCGGTTGCATCACCCGCCGCGagccgcgggcggggcggggcggccgccagggggcggggcggcgccgcCTTTAAAGCGCCACGGCCGGCGCGTGCCGCCCCGTGAGCGCCGCGACCCCCTCAGCGCCAAAGCCATGAAGCGCGACCCGCAGCGCCCCGAGTGCCGGCCggagccgccgctgccccccttcctcctctcctcctccacctcgTCGTCGGCCCCGGGGGAGGCGGAGGGCGCGGAGCCGCAGCTGACGCCGCCGGTGTGGATCTTCGGGTACGGCTCGCTGGTGTGGAGGCCGGGCTTCGAGTTCACGTCGCGCAAGGTGGGCTTCATCCGCGGGTACAGCCGCCGCTTCTGGCAGGGAGACACCTTCCACCGCGGCAGCGAGAGGATGGtaagggcggcggcggcggccgtggGGGGCCCGCAGGGCGGCCGTTGGGGCGCGCTCGGCTCTAACGGCTTCTTCTCTTGACTCTCCCTCACAGCCCGGCCGGGTGGTGACGCTGCTGGAGGACGGCGGGGTGAGTACCGCGGCTGGGCCGTGTTCCCCACACTGGGGGCTGGTGTCGGCAGCCGAGTGCTCTTCTGCCCTCCTGGGACTGGCGCGGGGGTGTGTTATCCTCCTCTGCCCTGTTATCAGCTGTGCAGAGACCCCCAAAGCAAGGCAGGCTCGCTTTGAAACGCTAGCGGATGTGTCCACTGCAGTCAGAGCATCCCATAACCGCCTTGCTCTTTCACTTTCAGGCATGCACGTGGGGTGTGGCCTATGAAGTCCGTGGGGAACAAATTGCTGCATCGCTCCAGTATCTCAACATGCGAGAAGCTGTCCTGGGAGGCTACGACACCAAGCTGGTGAAGTTTCACCCTCAGGAGAAAGATGCAGAGGAACCCATCCTGGCTCTTGTTTACATTGCAACACCCCAGAACCCTTCGTACCTTGGCCCAGCGTCTGAAGAAGACATTGCAGCTCAGATCATCGTCTCAAGCGGTTGTGCTGGTCACAACATTGAGTACCTGCTGAGACTGGCAGACTTTATGCGCTACTTTTGTCCTCAAGCAGAGGATAAACATCTCTTCTCCATCGAAGAGGCTCTTATTTCCATCCTTCCGTGCCTGTACTGCACAGAGGAGCCCCTAGAAGAAACTGCAAGTGACCCTCAGAAGTCTAAgagttgaaataattttttgcagGGTCCCAGTAGAAGGGACATAGGGGAGAAAGCAATGGGGACAATCTTAACTCTGATAAAATATACTGGACTGAGTGAATAAAGGGAGAATGAGCAAGTACTAGGGGAGGGAGGAAGTGGAGTAAAACATGCTTGCTGTAGGGCTTGCAATTAGTACCTGTTACACTCCTTACCTGTAGCACCACGATAGCTGTCGCTGCTTtccaggaggggagcagggatcTTCGCTGGAACTTTGCTCTGTAAGGCTTGCTTCCAGGGGTCAGACCTCACTTTCTTTAGCGAAGAAAGAGGCTCATCTATTCtgtgcacttttttttctttgaagactaGTTGAGCAGGACTTGACTGGGTTTAAGCAGTATATATGTAACTCTACCTCAGATTGGCAAAAAGCTGTTTGTGGTGGTGGAGACTTGGGCAGGTTCTGCCAaataagaccttttttttttttttccccctgccacgTCCCACCTCCAGTACAATGACCTGACACTAAATTTCAGGACTTCTGTGCAATATGGAGTGAACCGGCCTCTGTAGGTTCCTGTGGATCCTACTTCCTTATGTTGTGAAGGATCACAGTAATGcacttattttctaaaatgtcGTATTTATTATGTGTTGTATTTCCCCTTACGAGGGGTGTCTAAACTGTTCACATGCCACAGTGGTATGCAGCCCACATGCAACCTTGCATTTGTGCCTTCTAGTTTTAAATCAGTTTTCTGAGGAGCTAAGCCTGCTTTAATAACAGAAGCTTTTCTCCAAGCTCCGCTGACCTTGTGCTGCTAACCGACTCGGTAAGAAACGGTCCTGCCTGCATGGGAAGTCCGTGCTGCCTGCAGGAAGGCTGGCTGGATGCCGCAGCAGCATTGCAGCTAGTCCAGGATGAACCTGTGGTGCTTCAGGATAACGTGGGTTTCTGTAGAAACATTTGAGGGTTCTAGTTCCATACCGGGGTGCCTGTCTGGTGACGCTTTTATTCGGCTGCGAAGGACCGTGACTGAGCATACTTGCAAGTCtctgagctgctgcagagcctgcCTCGATTGGTGTTGAGCAGAGGCGCTGCTGCAGGCTCAGACTTCAGCTTCACATATTAACAGTATGAAAACCCATAGTATTTGGTAAGAAAACTACTGCAACTGCAGCAAAACAGCTCTTGAGAGCTGACCCCTGGGACACCTGACTCCTCCCAGATACCAGGTGGGGTTTTGAttataaaaaaggagagggacTGTTTGTATTACTGTGGCTTGTATGTGTATGAAGTGGTACTGTGCTGTGCCCAGTaataaaacaaactgcaaagTTAGTCCTCTGTACTTTGGTGTTGGTCTTCTTCATTACTGACTTAAATGTCAGACTGATccttcttttttaatgtgttgttttggtttgtttttttaaaaaacagcagcaTTACAGCTAAGGTTTTGTATTTCCTacgggttttggggtttttttgctgtgttttaaaaaaaaccaacccacctcCCTGCTGAGCAGCTTGCCCATGCTGGATCTCCTGAGAGGCGCCCATTGACTCTTGCCCTTTGAGAGAAGGGGATTCAGCGACTTTCCCCAGTTTCCAGCTCTGGCTGATTCCGGAGTGCTGGTGCTGACCTCAGCTACAAGCCAGCCCTCCTGACCATGCAGGGCAGGCACAGAAATGCAATTCTCCCTTGGCAGGTCAAAGGATTTTTGTTCTGAGTGTAACTTGGCGTGGCTGTTTCCAAGAAGTAACAGTGGAAGGATgagaggctgctgctgcagcccgaTCTGCCggctgcagggagggagcaattgctgctcctctgctgcgtGCCCCTGGGGGGAAGGTTCCTGTCTGATTCCTCTGGTCACCAGCTGCCTCAGCACTAGCAGGTCACTGTACCTACCAGTATTACCTGCCTCAAGACTTAAGTGATGGAGTGAAAACTAATTGAAACAACTGACTTTACCACTAATTAAAGGCAGGTGTATGTTTCAGGGATAACAGATTAGAGGAAACTATGCTTTCACTGTTCTGTGGAGGCTCTCACTTCACCTGAGCTGCTGTATCCCCCAGCTGGAAAATCAAAGGGTTAAAGAATCAACTTACCTGCAGGGAAACACTCCCTTACTGCTACAAGCCTGTGGTTAtaccaaaatatttccaaaataaacaaaaacatcttCCTACCTCTCAAATTTTCAAAGGCACAGGGACCCTGCTGACAGGAGTCACTAGGTGATATGCACTAAGGAccatgctgctgccctgcaggaaGAGCCCTTTGCTGGTTCATCCTCTTTCACCTGGGCTGGCCCCGTGATCTTTCACATCGCTGGTAAAAGACAAGCAGCAAGTGCTTGTGAACAACCTGTCAGTGCTAGGCGTgttccttcagctgctgtttcttcttcccttgaACAATAAAGTATTTTCAGCACAGATGCCCTACTTCACTGAACTACCCTTTCCTTCCCAGTAAGTTCTTTGCAGTGGACTTCCAAAAAAAGGACCCCATTTTCTTTTCAGGAGTAATGAAAAGCTGCTGCCGTCCTGTCACTGCATCTTTAAGTCACTAGGACAGACAGTGAGATACCAAGCTCTTTCTTCTGAGGCTTTAATTGTGTCCTGTGAGTCTGGGAACTGGTCACGTTTTGGCCAGTTGCTGAATTTAAGAGGTTAGCATCCCAAATTTGAACTTTGGCCATGTGAGTGTGGAGAGACGGCACCCTGCAACATTTGCTAGATGCCCAGCTCATGTTTGTACTGCTGCTCAAAGACAAGGGACCATGGTGGCTTGCCTCTGACGAACCAGATGTGAGGAAGATAGTTGCAGCTTGGAGGCAGTCATACAGCTGTGGCCCTTGGGAGTGCCAGGCCAGCAGTGACACACAAGGTGACAGCCCCTATGTAGGCCTTCCCTCTCCATGGCACAACTTGCCAGCCCAGGCTGTGGGTGCAGCTCTGGCACTGGCCTGATGGCTGGTCAGGGAAGGAGCACTCACCTTGTCAGAGGGTGACAGCCACCCTCATTTGCGCAGTGCTGCCAGACACTTCTGGAGGTGCTTCTCTATCTAGTGGCTTCCTCTTGCACATGCAGTTGTCTCTTCTCTGGCTTCCCTGTGGCAAGCTC
The sequence above is drawn from the Strix aluco isolate bStrAlu1 chromosome 4, bStrAlu1.hap1, whole genome shotgun sequence genome and encodes:
- the CHAC1 gene encoding glutathione-specific gamma-glutamylcyclotransferase 1; its protein translation is MKRDPQRPECRPEPPLPPFLLSSSTSSSAPGEAEGAEPQLTPPVWIFGYGSLVWRPGFEFTSRKVGFIRGYSRRFWQGDTFHRGSERMPGRVVTLLEDGGACTWGVAYEVRGEQIAASLQYLNMREAVLGGYDTKLVKFHPQEKDAEEPILALVYIATPQNPSYLGPASEEDIAAQIIVSSGCAGHNIEYLLRLADFMRYFCPQAEDKHLFSIEEALISILPCLYCTEEPLEETASDPQKSKS